A section of the Coregonus clupeaformis isolate EN_2021a unplaced genomic scaffold, ASM2061545v1 scaf0999, whole genome shotgun sequence genome encodes:
- the LOC123486096 gene encoding 39S ribosomal protein L4, mitochondrial-like, giving the protein MFRISVTVCGRGISKRLASSFSGENALPSNLRIPSNLVDRARAKRPPPPADSNLPVLRRCDAAVPVHLSPVQTWVETLERRESKQLGLVELHPDVFAVPTRIDILHEVELWQRNFKRISRAHTKVRSEVSGGGKKPWRQKGSGKARHGSIRSPIWRGGGVSHGPRGPTSFYYMLPMKVRVQGLKIALSSKLAQDYLHVVDTLNIPTPDPQYLMDLIRYRHWGESVLIVDAGEELPENILQATESLKTVNVIPAIGLNVHSMLKHEVLVLTLEAVKFLEKKLLWHDERFTPLYPFKLPYTDLP; this is encoded by the exons ATGTTTCGTATATCAGTTACAGTGTGTGGTCGAGGCATTTCTAAAAGG TTGGCTTCATCTTTCTCTGGAGAGAACGCTCTACCCTCAAATTTACGCATCCCTTCCAATCTCGTGGACCGTGCAAGAGCAA AGAGGCCCCCTCCTCCAGCAGACTCCAATCTTCCTGTGTTGAGGAGGTGTGATGCTGCCGTCCCTGTACACCTGAGCCCAGTACAGACATGGGTGGAGACGTTGGAAAGGCGGGAGAGTAAACAGTTGGGTTTGGTTGAACTCCACCCTGATGTCTTTGCAGTCCCAACCAG GATTGACATACTCCATGAAGTTGAACTCTGGCAGAGAAATTTCAAGAGAATT aGCCGTGCACACACTAAGGTCAGGTCGGAGGTGAGCGGTGGAGGAAAGAAGCCCTGGAGACAGAAGGGAAGTGGCAAAGCAAGACATGGAAGCATCAGGTCACCTAtatggagaggag GTGGTGTTTCTCATGGACCCAGAGGACCAACCAGTTTTTACTACATGTTGCCCATGAAAGTACGTGTTCAAGGACTAAAAATTGCCCTCAGCTCCAAACTGGCCCAG GATTATCTCCATGTGGTTGACACTCTGAACATCCCCACACCTGACCCACAGTACCTCATGGACCTCATCAGATACCGACACTGGGGGGAGTCTGTTTTGATAGTGGATGC GGGCGAAGAGCTTCCTGAGAACATCCTTCAGGCCACTGAGAGCTTGAAGACTGTCAATGTCATTCCAGCCATAG GGCTGAACGTTCATAGCATGCTAAAACACGAGGTCCTGGTCCTCACCCTGGAAGCAGTGAAGTTTCTGGAAAAAAAGCTGCTTTGGCACGACGAACGCTTCACACCGCTGTACCCGTTTAAACTCCCCTACACTGACCTGCCTTGA